A region of Notolabrus celidotus isolate fNotCel1 chromosome 4, fNotCel1.pri, whole genome shotgun sequence DNA encodes the following proteins:
- the dlg5a gene encoding disks large homolog 5a isoform X2: MEPKHKELLDQCHQNLLESITDADRVIELLIVSGTLSQLDRFELDQNCSSSAEKVDHLLKMLMNKESDHFLDLCVALEKAYPDLYAALFSNNGGGPVDHSTGSTYSVLSTMPSDSESSSSLSSVGSPVNGEASSPPPAINDNRPSGDNLDTILFQLRQVTRERDELRKRLALASPGTTFDDCRPNSKASHDYERLKSQCMRAMADLQSLQNQHTKTLKRCEEAVKEADFYHMLHSRVLGEQTQLKEEMETLRRENAQLVREHNHVKQNCEELKRLHGQDQKELADLRLQQQQVMREKGSSEVLNKLYDTAMDKLEGVKKEYDALSKRYSEKVANHNTDLSRLEQAEEENRRLQKQMDALLKQRDSAMHYQQQCSTSMRRFDSVQQELNKSLANNKELQREMERLQSEVTRYKNLQLKASKDCDKFKEERDSVFNEYRLIMSERDQVIKELDKLQTELEAAEARLKNTSSERVVASEELEALRQELNSSLVDRDRAICERNELLEKYCHEVKDKAEAQKELSQACKDIEMVREERDVARKERTEAIIQRDQLLREYYQARQKQDSATLDMERANKEIEMLRKQYEAMSQELKEATQEAEVAKCRRDWAFQERDKIVAERESIRTLCDNLRRERDRAVSDLADALRNLDDMRKQKNDGVRELKELKEKMESQLEKEARFCQLMAHSSHDSAIDTDSLEWETEVVEFEKDREDMDLKALGFDIAEGVNDPYLPGDCGIFVTRVDKGSIADGRLRVNDWLLKINDIDLANKDRKQVVKVVLNGGGLINMVVRRRKSLGGRLVTPVHINLVGHKDSGIGLESGVFVTALVQGSPAAREGSLTVGDRLIAINGIALDNKSVTECEALLRSCRDSLSLSLMKFFPHSTSGQNIFESLRDSSEKSNGRLHPSEIHSRNSRNLKHNSSTQTDIFCPDVGSTSSSSISGERRKVRGEPDEAYSDISKPFSTGSLHATSLRPGSDLGTGRYSAFQECCPYTKAPSSLPFDPVSASDLITMETTLEKKHSGGTWPKMMVGGMSVAPDNSSPITAAAQLSIYKSPKQRKSIFDPDTFKRPETPSSKMEYMAANQIAVVAAAASASHSPQPSKTESLSSSSTPTPTPPTPPTRSDSFKFKHKHQSSSASDCTITSDGKGEAAISMAAGESRERNERERDRNGNHYFLDGKVLTSRKSCDEDIGRTRGEEPEVKRPRPKSAPALRRRMTPQTITLPSFQSYSNDEHSPEPRDMLRSSPSRSHRHSVGFVPTVYNGSLPPNSAHRGLAPCPAVTAVMRNPVYTVRSHRVHTSNCPSVASQICHQHSHTSPQHQGRLSLDLSQQKRAGEYSESSSSRSSRASHGSSNNVQYRTERIKIPSTPRYPRSMLGSDRGSLSHSECSSPSLITPPQSPLNLETSSFASSQSQGSISTLPRISVSPVPIGERRKDRPYLEEPRNVIVHKGAEPLGISIVGGENGGIFVSKVTGGSIAHQAGLEYGDQLLEYNGINLRNATEQQARLIIGQQCDTITIMAQYNPHMYQLGNHSRSSSRLEPVSTQSTPQGSGAATPDNHSNIDTLSEQDEGTLTPSSKQTTPTTSPHNFIRMPSEGSRKVGEPRLVTVRRPGVEVGVTLCGGNLRGVYIESLDEDSPARGPDGLLPGDLILEYNSVNMKNKTAEEVYVEMLKPAETVTIKVQHRPDDFSVVRDVPGDGFYIRALYDRVGEAEGDLSFKKDDILYVDESLPKGSFGTWMAWQLDENAQQIQRGQIPSKYMMDQEFYRRHSVTDMKEDSGKTLSAAARRSFFRRKQKHKRSSSKDSKETVALDAISTDSIPFLDDCVSLAYQRVQKVECTSPRPVLIIGPLTDPVKEMLVKESPGKFCRCVLEVMKASQQAIERGVKDCLFIDYKRRSGHFDVTTVASIKEITEKGCHCLLDIAPHAIERLHSVHIYPIVVFVRYKNAKQIKEQKDPVYLRDKVSQKHSKEQFESAQKIEQEYSKFFTGIVQGGTLPYICTQIMTIVDQEQSKVLWTPLGCP; the protein is encoded by the exons GTTCCACATACAGCGTCCTCTCCACGATGCCCTCTGACTCAGAAAGCAGCAGCTCCCTCAGCAGTGTTG GTTCCCCTGTTAACGGCGAAGCGTCCTCTCCGCCCCCAGCTATCAACGACAACCGGCCATCCGGCGACAACCTGGACACCATCCTGTTCCAGCTCCGCCAGGTGACCAGGGAGAGGGATGAGCTCCGCAAGCGTCTGGCGTTGGCATCGCCTGGGACCACCTTCGACGACTGCAG GCCAAATTCTAAAGCCAGCCATGACTACGAGCGTCTGAAAAGTCAGTGCATGAGGGCCATGGCAGACCTGCAGTCCCTCCAGAACCAGCACACCAAAACACTCAAGAGGTGCGAGGAGGCTGTGAAAGAGGCCGACTTCTACCA CATGCTGCACAGCCGCGTCCTGGGAGAGCAGACGCAGCtgaaggaggagatggagacacTCAGGAGGGAGAACGCCCAGCTCGTCCGAGAGCACAACCACGTGAAGCAGAACTGCGAGGAGCTCAAGCGACTGCACGGTCAAGACCAGAAGGAGCTGGCGGACCTTCGGCTGCAGCAACAGCAG GTAATGAGAGAGAAAGGCTCCTCGGAGGTGTTAAACAAACTGTACGACACAGCCATGGACAAGCTGGAGGGTGTGAAGAAGGAGTACGACGCCCTGAGCAAGCGCTACAGCGAGAAGGTGGCCAACCACAACACGGATCTGAGCCGTCTGGAGCAGGCCGAGGAGGAGAATCGGAGGCTGCAGAAGCAGATGGATGCGCTGCTCAAACAGCGAGACTCGGCTATGCACTACCAGCAGCAGTGCTCCACCTCGATGAGGAG GTTTGATTCCGTACAACAGGAGCTGAACAAGTCCTTGGCTAATAacaaggagctgcagagagagatggagcgcCTGCAGTCCGAGGTGACGCGCTACAAGAACCTGCAGCTGAAGGCGTCCAAGGACTGCGATAAGTTCAAGGAGGAGAGGGACTCGGTGTTCAACGAGTACCGTCTCATCATGAGCGAGAGGGACCAGGTGATCAAGGAGCTGGACAAGCTGCAAACGGAGCTGGAGGCGGCCGAGGCCCGACTGAAGAACACGTCTTCAGAGAGAGTGGTGGCCAGTGAGGAGCTGGAGGCACTCAGACAG GAGTTGAACTCGTCGTTGGTGGACCGTGACCGGGCCATCTGCGAGCGGAACGAGCTGCTGGAGAAGTACTGCCACGAGGTGAAGGACAAGGCCGAGGCCCAGAAGGAGCTGAGCCAGGCCTGCAAGGACATCGAGATGGTGCGGGAGGAGAGGGACGTGGCCCGCAAGGAGAGGACGGAGGCCATCATTCAAAGGGATCAGCTGTTGCGAGAGTACTACCAGGCCAGACAg AAACAAGACTCAGCTACCCTGGACATGGAACGAGCCAACAAGGAGATCGAGATGCTGAGGAAACAGTACGAGGCCATGTCGCAGGAACTGAAGGAGGCCACGCAGGAGGCCGAGGTGGCCAAATGTCGACGGGACTGGGCCTTCCAGGAGAGGGACAAAATTGTGGCGGAGAGGGAGAGCATAAG aACACTGTGTGATAATCTGCGGCGCGAGAGGGACCGGGCTGTCAGCGATTTGGCTGATGCCCTGCGTAATCTGGATGATATGAGGAAACAGAAGAACGACGGGGTGCGAGAGCTGAAAGAACTGAA AGAGAAGATGGAGAGCCAGCTGGAAAAGGAGGCCCGGTTCTGTCAGCTAATGGCCCACAGCTCACACGACTCCGCCATCGACACAGACTCCCTGGAGTGGGAGACAGAGGTGGTGGAGTTTGAGAAAGACAGG GAGGATATGGATTTGAAGGCACTTGGGTTTGATATCGCTGAGGGGGTAAATGATCCGTATTTACCGGGAGATTGTGGAATATTCGTTACGAGGGTGGACAAAGGAAGTATTGCAGATGGAAGGTTGAG agttaATGATTGGTTGTTGAAGATTAATGACATCGACCTGGCCAATAAGGACAGGAAGCAGGTGGTGAAGGTGGTCCTCAACGGCGGAGGTTTGATCAACATGGTGGTACGAAGAAGGAAGTCTCTAGGAGGAAGGCTGGTCACTCCGGTTCATATCAACCTGGTGGGGCACAAAG ACAGCGGAATCGGTCTGGAGAGCGGCGTGTTTGTCACCGCTCTCGTCCAGGGCAGCCCAGCAGCCAGAGAAGGCTCTCTCACAGTTGGAGACCGACTGATCGCA ATAAATGGCATCGCTCTGGATAACAAATCTGTGACAGAGTGCGAGGCTCTgctgaggagctgcagggacTCTCTCAGCCTCTCGCTCATGAAG TTCTTTCCTCACAGCACATCAGGTCAGAACATCTTCGAGAGTCTGCGTGATTCATCAGAGAAGTCGAACGGGCGCCTTCACCCGTCGGAGATCCACTCCCGGAACAGTCGCAACCTCAAACACAACAGCTCGACGCAGACCGACATCTTCTGCCCGGATGTAGGGAGCACCAGCTCGAGCAGCATCTCCGGGGAGAGGCGGAAGGTCAGAGGGGAACCCGACGAGGCGTACAGCGACATCAGCAAGCCCTTCTCCACGGGTTCCCTTCACGCCACTAGCCTCCGACCGGGCTCTGACCTGGGCACTGGACGCTATAGCGCTTTCCAAGAGTGCTGTCCCTACACAAAGGCGCCCTCCTCCCTGCCCTTTGaccctgtctctgcctcagaCCTCATCACCATGGAGACGACACTGGAGAAGAAGCACAGCGGGGGCACATGGCCGAAGATGATGGTTGGAGGTATGTCGGTTGCGCCGGATAACAGCAGCcccatcacagcagcagcacagctctCCATCTACAAATCACCCAAACAGAGGAAGTCCATCTTCGACCCGGACACTTTCAAACGCCCTGAAACACCTTCCTCTAAGATGGAGTACATGGCGGCAAATCAGATCGCTGTTGTAGCCGCGGCTGCCTCAGCGTCACACTCCCCTCAACCTTCCAAAACAGagtccctctcctcctcatccactcCTACTCCCACCCCTCCAACCCCGCCCACTCGTAGTGACTCCTTTAAGTTCAAACACAAGCACCAGAGCAGCTCCGCCTCCGACTGCACCATCACCTCCGATGGAAAGGGAGAGGCCGCCATCTCCATGGCAGCAGGAGAGAGCCGAGAAAGGAATGAGCGGGAGAGGGACAGGAACGGAAACCACTATTTCCTGGACGGCAAGGTGCTGACCTCAAGGAAGTCGTGTGACGAGGACATCGGGCGAACCAGAGGGGAGGAGCCTGAGGTGAAGAGGCCCCGCCCTAAATCTGCCCCCGCCCTTCGACGCAGGATGACTCCTCAGACCATCACGCTTCCTTCTTTCCAA AGCTACTCTAACGACGAGCATTCACCCGAGCCCAGAGACATGCTGCGTTCCTCCCCCAGCCGCTCCCACAGGCACAGTGTCGGCTTCGTCCCCACCGTCTACAACGGCTCCCTACCTCCCA ATTCAGCCCACAGGGGTCTGGCTCCCTGCCCCGCTGTGACGGCCGTGATGAGGAATCCAGTGTACACCGTACGCAGTCACCGCGTTCACACCAGCAACTGTCCATCTGTCGCCTCCCAGATCTGTCACCAGCACTCCCACACCAG cCCACAGCACCAGGGTCGTCTGAGCCTGGACCTGAGCCAGCAGAAGCGCGCGGGCGAGTACTCTGAATCCTCGTCGTCACGCAGCAGCAGAGCTTCACACG GTTCTTCCAATAATGTCCAGTACCGCACAGAGAGGATCAAAATCCCCTCCACTCCCCGCTACCCCCGCTCCATGCTGGGGTCAGACAGAG GCTCCCTCTCACACTCCGAGTGCAGCAGTCCCAGTCTCATCACACCGCCACAATCACCACTCAATCTGGAGACCTCCTCGTTCGCCAGCAGCCAATCGCAGGGCTCCATTTCCACTTTACCTCGGATCTCTGTCAGCCCCGTGCCGATAGGGGAGCGAAGGAAGGACAG GCCGTACTTGGAGGAACCCCGCAATGTCATCGTGCACAAAGGTGCGGAGCCGCTGGGCATCTCCATCGTCGGTGGAGAGAACGGAGGGATCTTTGTGTCTAAAGTTACAGGAGGTAGCATCGCCCACCAGGCGGGATTGGAGTATGGAGACCAATTACTGGAG TATAACGGCATCAACCTGCGGAACGCCACAGAGCAGCAAGCTCGTCTCATCATCGGCCAGCAGTGcgacaccatcaccatcatgGCCCAGTACAACCCCCACATGTACCAGCTCGGCAACCACTCACGCTCCAG CTCTCGTCTGGAGCCCGTCAGCACTCAGTCGACTCCCCAGGGGAGCGGAGCCGCCACACCCGACAATCACTCCAACATCGATACACTCAGCGAACAGGACGAGGGCACGCTCACCCCCTCCTCAAAGCAGACCACACCCACCACCAGCCCACACAATTTCATCAG GATGCCGTCTGAAGGCAGCAGGAAGGTGGGCGAGCCTCGGCTTGTGACGGTGCGCAGGCCCGGGGTGGAGGTGGGAGTCACGCTGTGTGGAGGGAACCTGCGAGGCGTCTACATAGAGAGCCTGGATGAGGACAGTCCTGCCAGAGGGCCTGATGGGCTTCTCCCTGGAGACCTCATTCTGGAG TACAACTCGGTGAATATGAAGAACAAGACGGCAGAAGAGGTGTACGTGGAGATGCTGAAGCCTGCAGAGACGGTCACAATCAAGGTGCAGCATCGGCCGGATGACTTCAGCGTCGTCAGAGATGTCCCAGGAGACGGCTTTTACATTAG AGCACTTTACGACCGGGTTGGGGAGGCGGAGGGGGACCTGAGTTTTAAGAAGGATGACATCCTGTACGTGGATGAGTCTTTACCAAAGGGCAGCTTCGGGACCTGGATGGCCTGGCAGCTAGATGAGAACGCGCAGCAGATCCAGAGGGGGCAGATCCCCAGCAAATACAT GATGGACCAAGAGTTTTACCGCAGACACAGTGTGACAGATATGAAGGAAGACTCCGGAAAGACTCTCTCTGCAGCCGCCCGCAGGTCCTTCTTcaggaggaaacagaaacacaaacgcAGCAGCTCCAAAGACAGCAAAGAGACGGTGGCTCTGGACGCCATCAGCACAGACTCCATCCCGTTCCTCGATG ACTGTGTGAGCCTGGCTTACCAGCGGGTCCAGAAGGTGGAGTGCACCTCTCCCCGACCGGTCCTCATCATCGGGCCGCTCACTGACCCTGTCAAGGAGATGTTGGTCAAAGAGTCTCCAGGAAAGTTCTGCAGATGTGTACTGG AGGTGATGAAGGCATCCCAGCAAGCCATCGAGCGTGGCGTCAAGGACTGCCTCTTCATCGACTACAAGCGCAGGAGTGGCCAttttgatgtgaccactgttgCTTCTATAAAGGAAATAACAGAAAAG GGCTGTCACTGTTTGCTGGACATCGCCCCGCACGCCATCGAAAGGCTCCACAGCGTTCACATTTATCCAATAGTTGTGTTTGTGCGCTACAAAAACGCCAAGCAGATAAA GGAACAGAAAGATCCAGTTTATCTGCGGGACAAAGTTTCTCAAAAACATTCCAAGGAGCAATTTGAAAGTGCGCAGAAGATCGAGCAAGAGTACAGCAAGTTCTTCACAG GTATTGTCCAGGGCGGCACCCTCCCGTACATTTGCACTCAGATCATGACTATAGTTGATCAAGAACAAAGTAAAGTCCTGTGGACTCCACTCGGCTGCCCCTAG